One Chryseobacterium indoltheticum DNA segment encodes these proteins:
- a CDS encoding ISAon1 family transposase N-terminal region protein, producing MLNDAELLKLFLPELLIEHFEIVKVEEENKIVHIYFDEKNTAPKEFSSLLLQSKGFVPEITVDDFPLRGKTVKLHIKRRRWTDTKTGNIIQRDWNLIAKGTRMTQDFAEFLKKISRY from the coding sequence ATGTTAAACGATGCCGAACTCCTCAAATTATTTTTACCTGAACTCTTGATTGAGCATTTTGAGATTGTAAAAGTTGAAGAAGAAAACAAAATCGTCCACATTTACTTTGACGAGAAAAATACAGCTCCGAAAGAATTTTCTTCTCTGTTATTGCAGTCAAAAGGTTTTGTTCCGGAAATTACCGTTGACGATTTTCCTCTTCGTGGAAAAACAGTAAAACTCCACATCAAACGCAGAAGATGGACCGATACAAAAACCGGCAACATCATCCAAAGAGATTGGAATCTCATTGCCAAAGGAACCCGCATGACACAGGATTTTGCCGAGTTCTTAAAAAAAATCAGCCGATACTAA